One Periophthalmus magnuspinnatus isolate fPerMag1 chromosome 15, fPerMag1.2.pri, whole genome shotgun sequence genomic window carries:
- the LOC117382690 gene encoding glutathione S-transferase omega-1-like, with the protein MRFCPFAQRTRLVLNVKGIKHEIINIHLKEKPDWFLEKNPLGLVPILETEAGEVVSESSITCDYLDEVYPQKKLLPSTPLGKAQQKMMLEHFSKVTPYFYKIIMSKKDGEDISGPVIELKEKFVRMDKDLVKKKTKFFGGDSITKIDYMMWPWFERLEAFDLKHLLDSTPELKSGLAVPEKEADGAEELGLARRKEKAWSAGAEEEAWCG; encoded by the exons acATGAAATCATTAACATCCACCTGAAGGAAAAACCAGACTGGTTTTTGGAGAAAAACCCTCTTGGACTTGTGCCTATTCTTGAGACCGAGGCTGGTGAGGTGGTGTCCGAGTCTTCCATCACCTGTGACTACCTGGATGAGGTCTACCCCCAGAAGAAACTGCTTCCTTCAACTCCTTTGGGAAAGGCTCAGCAGAAGATGATGCTGGAGCATTTCTCCAAA GTAACTCCTTATTTCTACAAAATCATTATGTCAAAGAAGGATGGCGAGGATATCTCTGGGCCTGTTATTGAACTGAAAGAAAAGTTTGTGAGGATGGATAAG GATCTGGTTAAAAAGAAGACCAAATTCTTTGGTGGTGATTCCATTACAAAGATTGATTATATGATGTGGCCGTGGTTTGAAAGACTTGAGGCCTTTGATCTCAAAca TCTCCTGGATAGCACTCCTGAACTAAAAAGTG GCCTGGCTGTCCCAGAGAAGGaggcagatggtgcagaggagcttGGTCTGGCTAGACGCAAGGAGAAGGCTTGGTCTgctggtgcagaggaggaggcttGGTGTGGCTAG